In Nostoc punctiforme PCC 73102, the genomic stretch AAAAATTCACAAACCGCAGCAGAAAGGGGTAAAGACCTGCCAGAATTCTTTAAACCGTTCACCTTGGCTGGATTGCGGCAGGATTTTGATGGTGTTGTCCGGTTTCTCGTCCCAGAACATTCTCAATGGCACGAAGACACAATCAGACGGACTCTAGTTGCAGAGCATCAAATTAACGTCAACGGCACAAACTACAGACACCGAATCAAAAACGTTGAATTTTTCCTTGAGACAGATGTTGCTGTAATTAATGCTTACAGAAACGGCAAGCTTGACATGGATGGTGACACACTCGCTATTGATATCGGTGGCGGTACAACTAATTATGTTGTCATCACCCCATCCTCGGAAGTTCTCACCCGTCGTTCAATTCCCAAAGTGGGCGGTGTCTCTCTGGCTAACGACATCATCAATAGTGATTTGATGCAGAGTTACGCCAAGCGCGATAACGTTGCTTTTAAAGTGGCAAAGATGATGGACGCGATCGCTGACGGTTCTTTCACTTACGGACGTAAATATGACTTTAGCTCAGTCTTTCCAGGGTTGTTAGAAAACTGGTTTAACAATCTGATGGACAGCATCTCTACAGCTGCTAATGACTATCTTGCAGACGTTACCAACGTGATGCTGATTGGTGGATGTGCTAATTTAGTCCGTCAAAAGCTGAGTGCCAAGCAAGGCTTTTACATTCCTGCTAATCCACAATTATCAAATATTCAAGCACTGTTGGCTATGTGAAATGCAAGTACGTTTAGCGGCTCAAGTCGCCAGCAAAGTTGAAGGAGTCCGTCTTTCACTTAACTATTCCAAACTGAGTGACACTGTAAATCTGCTATTGGATGCAATCAAACATCAATGGCATCTGAATCTGTCATCCTTGCCCCAAACTGGGACAATTAACCCCAAAGTCAGGCTAGATGAACGTCATCAAGCCTGGGTGTCTCAATATGCAACCGAGAGGGGAATTAGCGTCACATCTGCCACAAATCTCTTGATTAGTGAATATCTAGCAGGCAATACGATGAATGTTTTGCCTCAGATTCAAAAAATTGAAACAGAAAATCTTGCATTAACTCCACAAATATCTCCACAAGAACAAACGACCGAAAAACTGAAAGGTCAGCTATTAGTTAGGAGTCTTAAGTTATGAATCAGACCCGTGTAGTCTTGGACGAGAAGCACATACCTAAAGCCAAGGAAATCATTGAGCAAACAGGAATTAATACATATTCACAATTATTTACCATCCTGTTGGTGAACTAGGCGTCACCGTGCCAAAACGGGAAAATTGTACGCTAAGGCTGAAACTTGTATTAGATAAGCATTTCAGCGATACTTATTTTCTTTAACCCGCAAAGGACGCAACTGGCCAAAACTGGTCGCCTGCTTCAAATTCCACACATAATCGCCAGTGAGATTGATATGCTCCCAACCCAACGGTGACAAATGTTGCAAATGTTCTTCAGGAATATCCATCCCCTGTTCCTGCAAATAATCTACAGCTTTTTCTAAGTACACCGTATTCCACAGAACAATAGCAGCAATCACCAAATTCAAGCCACTAGCCCGATAAAACTGGTCTTCATAAGAGCGATCGCGCAATTCCCCCAGCCGATTAAAAAACACTGCTCTTTTCAAGGTATGTTTCGCCTCACCTTTATTAAGTCCCGCCGTCGCTCGTCGCCGCAGTTCTGGACTCTGCAACCATTCCAGGGTAAATAAAGTCCGCTCAATCCTCCCCAACTCCCGCAAAGCCAAAGCTAAACGATTCTGCCGAGGATAAGAAGCTAATTTCCTCAACATCAAAGAAGCAGTCACCGTCCCCGTGCGAATTGAACTAGCAAGGCGAAGAATCTCATCCCAAGACTCTTGAATCAATTTCACATTAATCTTGTCACCTACCAGAGGTGCTAAAACCGAATCAGGGGAACTAGGTTCAAAAGTATATAATTTCTTATCAGGTAAATCTCGCATTCGGGGTGCAAATCTAAACCCTAATAAATGGCACATTGCAAACACATGCTCGGTATAACCGCTTGTATCTGTATAATGCTCCTGAATCTGTAAATCACTCTCGTGATACAACAAACCATCTAAAACGTGAGTTGCATCCCTAATCGTGGCGTTAATTACCTTAACGTGAAATGGAGCATACTGGTCGGAAATATGCGTGTAAAAAATCACGCTTCTATCCTTACCGTACTTGGCATTGATCTCTTCATTAAAACTGCGATGTCCACCTGCTTTAAACCGTTGGCCATCAGAAGAAGATGTTGTCCCATCACCCCAATAAGCAGCAAATGGGATCTGTGCATGAAAATTCACTACCTCAGCTAAAGCCTTGGAATAAGTTTCATCTCGAATATACCAATCCGCCACCCAAGCTAAACGCTCAAAAGACATTCCTTGAGTTGCGTCAGC encodes the following:
- a CDS encoding ParM/StbA family protein, with translation MINIYCADIGNYSSITALKGEKPRVMRSVFQDVTYTSARDLDTDNSPSIKLDDKVLVLGDRATKQKNSQTAAERGKDLPEFFKPFTLAGLRQDFDGVVRFLVPEHSQWHEDTIRRTLVAEHQINVNGTNYRHRIKNVEFFLETDVAVINAYRNGKLDMDGDTLAIDIGGGTTNYVVITPSSEVLTRRSIPKVGGVSLANDIINSDLMQSYAKRDNVAFKVAKMMDAIADGSFTYGRKYDFSSVFPGLLENWFNNLMDSISTAANDYLADVTNVMLIGGCANLVRQKLSAKQGFYIPANPQLSNIQALLAM